The following proteins come from a genomic window of Streptomyces sp. NBC_00539:
- a CDS encoding PIG-L deacetylase family protein, which yields MTAPHASKPSLLGVFAHPDDESLLVGGVFARHAAAGARTAVVTTTWAPDSHRAAELADALAALGAGRPRMLGFADARVPESAPGRPRLCDAPFDEVVGLLVGHVRAFRPDIVVTHDAHGQLTGHPDHVRTHRLAAAAVHAAGLEHLYPGAGAPWRPTALHLATHPHSGVGELGPLLARVGKKLWSVPDEHITATVDVSAWLGQKWAAITAHRSEAARERSLPGILLRLPADTRERILSTEYYSRLDTGPSAPGTEPSPGRVVFPG from the coding sequence GTGACCGCACCCCACGCGTCGAAACCGTCGCTCCTCGGGGTCTTCGCCCACCCCGATGACGAGTCGCTCCTCGTCGGGGGCGTGTTCGCCCGGCACGCCGCCGCCGGCGCGCGCACCGCCGTCGTCACCACCACCTGGGCCCCGGACAGCCATCGGGCCGCCGAGCTCGCCGATGCCCTGGCCGCCCTCGGAGCCGGACGCCCCCGCATGCTCGGGTTCGCCGACGCACGCGTCCCCGAGTCGGCGCCCGGACGGCCGCGGCTGTGTGACGCGCCGTTCGACGAGGTGGTCGGGCTGCTCGTCGGGCACGTGCGCGCGTTCCGTCCGGACATCGTCGTCACCCATGACGCCCACGGCCAGTTGACGGGTCACCCGGACCACGTCCGCACCCATCGGCTGGCCGCCGCCGCGGTACACGCCGCCGGGCTCGAACACCTGTATCCCGGCGCGGGAGCGCCCTGGCGGCCGACCGCCCTCCACCTGGCCACCCATCCGCACTCCGGGGTCGGCGAGCTGGGCCCGCTCCTGGCCCGGGTGGGCAAGAAGCTGTGGAGCGTGCCGGACGAGCACATCACCGCGACGGTCGACGTGAGCGCCTGGCTGGGGCAGAAGTGGGCCGCCATCACCGCGCACCGCAGTGAAGCGGCGCGGGAGCGCTCCCTCCCCGGCATTCTCCTGCGCCTGCCGGCCGACACCCGGGAACGGATCCTCTCCACCGAGTACTACTCCCGCCTCGACACCGGGCCCTCGGCCCCCGGCACGGAGCCGTCCCCCGGCCGGGTGGTGTTTCCGGGGTGA
- a CDS encoding MFS transporter: MPDVPLASARGRWILLTTVLGSSMALLDSTVVNVALPSIGKDLGADLSVLQWTVNAYLLTLAGLILVGGALGDRFGRRRVFVLGVVWFAAGSLLCGIAPNAGVLIGARALQGIGGALLTPGSLALIQGSIRGGDRARAVGLWSGLGGVGAAVGPFLGGWLVDGPGWRWVFLLNVPLAALCVPVALRHVPESRDPQAHGRFDVAGAVIGAAALGLLTYALIEARSGTALVVATAVGGLLLGVLFVCVERRRQYPMVPPSIFASRQFTAVNLVTLCVYAAFGGFFFLVVLQLQVVCGYSAMAAGAALLPTTALMLLLSARAGALGERIGPRLPLTVGPLLCAGGMLLMLRVGPGASYPWDVLPALVVMGMGMVTLVAPLTATVLASVDPGRAGLASGINNAAARAAGLLAVAALPLLAGMGPDSYLSATRFDAAFGRAMAWCAGVLVVGAVLAWTTVRNPVPTACHPLCRTCCGVASPPLEPPRTAEAPREPPRAAKG; this comes from the coding sequence GTGCCCGATGTGCCGTTGGCCTCGGCACGGGGGCGTTGGATCCTGCTCACCACCGTGCTCGGGTCGAGCATGGCGCTGCTGGACTCGACGGTGGTCAACGTCGCGCTGCCGAGCATCGGAAAGGACCTCGGCGCCGACCTCTCGGTGCTCCAGTGGACGGTGAACGCCTACCTGCTGACCCTGGCCGGGCTGATCCTGGTCGGCGGGGCGCTCGGGGACCGATTCGGGCGGCGGCGGGTCTTCGTGCTGGGCGTCGTGTGGTTCGCCGCCGGTTCCCTGCTGTGCGGGATCGCACCGAACGCCGGTGTGCTGATCGGAGCCCGCGCCCTCCAGGGCATCGGCGGGGCGCTGCTGACACCCGGCTCCCTCGCGTTGATCCAGGGTTCGATCCGGGGCGGCGACCGGGCTCGGGCGGTCGGTCTGTGGTCCGGGCTGGGCGGTGTCGGCGCGGCCGTGGGGCCGTTCCTCGGCGGGTGGCTGGTCGACGGGCCCGGCTGGCGCTGGGTGTTCCTGCTGAACGTGCCGCTGGCCGCGCTGTGCGTGCCGGTGGCGCTGAGACACGTACCGGAGTCACGGGATCCGCAGGCGCACGGGAGGTTCGACGTGGCGGGAGCCGTGATCGGGGCCGCCGCGCTCGGCCTGCTCACCTACGCGTTGATCGAGGCCCGGTCCGGTACCGCGCTGGTGGTCGCCACGGCGGTGGGCGGCCTGCTGCTGGGAGTCCTGTTCGTCTGCGTCGAGCGGCGGAGGCAGTACCCGATGGTGCCGCCGTCGATCTTCGCCTCCCGCCAGTTCACGGCCGTCAACCTCGTCACCCTGTGCGTGTACGCGGCCTTCGGCGGCTTCTTCTTCCTCGTGGTGCTCCAGCTCCAGGTCGTCTGCGGGTACTCGGCGATGGCCGCCGGGGCCGCGCTGCTGCCGACCACGGCGCTGATGCTGCTGCTCTCGGCCCGCGCGGGGGCCCTCGGGGAGCGGATCGGGCCGCGGCTCCCGCTGACCGTGGGCCCGCTGCTGTGCGCGGGCGGGATGCTGCTGATGCTGCGCGTCGGACCGGGCGCCTCGTACCCGTGGGACGTGCTGCCCGCGCTGGTCGTGATGGGGATGGGGATGGTGACGCTGGTGGCTCCGCTGACCGCGACGGTGCTGGCTTCGGTGGATCCCGGCCGGGCCGGCCTGGCCAGCGGCATCAACAACGCCGCCGCGCGGGCCGCCGGGCTGCTCGCGGTGGCCGCGCTGCCGCTGCTCGCGGGAATGGGCCCCGACTCCTACCTCTCCGCGACGCGTTTCGACGCGGCCTTCGGGCGGGCCATGGCCTGGTGCGCGGGGGTGCTCGTGGTGGGAGCGGTGCTGGCGTGGACGACCGTGCGCAACCCCGTTCCGACGGCGTGCCACCCGCTGTGCCGCACGTGCTGCGGGGTGGCCTCGCCACCGCTGGAACCGCCGCGGACGGCGGAGGCGCCCCGCGAACCTCCGCGCGCGGCCAAGGGGTGA
- a CDS encoding DUF6629 family protein, translating into MCWSATADLTAGTVITAVGAACVLRVRRARDLPVAALPLLLGVHQLLEAAVWDSGGGCGTAATAWAAIALPVLPAWVSLGVLLASGPGAPRRLWWPVAAGLATAGVLAYCLATGPVSAGIRGRTIGYGVDVPYPAPVLAGYLFATLGALLLGGDRRLRLLGAVLAAGAVVCAGLWRLEFASTWCAFAAVASVLVLGWVRRRPPRRHWLRAPRTKSM; encoded by the coding sequence ATGTGCTGGAGCGCGACGGCCGACCTGACGGCGGGCACCGTCATCACCGCCGTGGGGGCGGCCTGCGTGCTGCGCGTGCGGCGGGCGCGCGATCTGCCCGTCGCCGCCCTGCCGCTGCTGCTCGGCGTCCACCAGCTGCTGGAGGCGGCCGTCTGGGACTCCGGCGGGGGCTGCGGCACGGCCGCCACCGCGTGGGCCGCGATCGCCCTGCCGGTGCTGCCGGCGTGGGTGTCGCTGGGGGTGCTGCTGGCGTCCGGGCCGGGGGCGCCGCGACGGCTGTGGTGGCCGGTGGCCGCCGGCCTCGCCACGGCCGGCGTCCTCGCGTACTGCCTCGCCACCGGCCCCGTGTCGGCGGGCATCCGCGGCCGCACCATCGGCTACGGCGTCGACGTGCCGTACCCGGCGCCGGTCCTCGCCGGCTATCTGTTCGCCACGCTGGGTGCCCTGCTGCTCGGCGGTGACCGCCGGCTGCGGCTGCTCGGGGCGGTCCTGGCCGCCGGCGCGGTGGTCTGTGCGGGGCTGTGGCGGCTGGAGTTCGCCTCCACCTGGTGCGCGTTCGCGGCGGTGGCGTCGGTGCTGGTGCTCGGCTGGGTGCGGCG